The nucleotide sequence ATGGTTAGCAGTACAATAGCAAGAGTAAAAAGTGCTGTAGTTCACTATATATTGGTACACTCTGACCCTTAATGGTCAAGCTGGTAATATCATGTGTTGGTGAAAAGCAGGATGAATGAACTCCCCGCTGAGTCGAATCAGTTTCTGTCGGTTTTCTTTTAAATGATGCATCACGCTGAGACTTAATAcctaaaaacaaaccaaaacacaaagCAGGTGTTAAATGTGTCACACAACACATCTACAAATGCAGTCGTTTCATTGTCATTTGTAAACACATTCATCACCTGTAGTAAGTGGGTTTGAAGGGGCCATATTTATTCAAGCCCATGTATTTGGCTTGTTCATCGGTGAGCTCAGTCAGGTGTGCGTCAAAAGTAAGCAGGTGCAGGCTTGCAACATACTCATCTGGTACACAAAATACTAATTTTTATCCAAATATGCTTTGGTACATTAAGAAATATGGATATAAATATGGCAATCCATTTCGTTGTTACCCAGTTTCTTTGGAAGGAGATAGACGTCTTGCTTGTAACGGCCTTCCGGGGCATTAAAGAGCTCGATCAATGCCAAAGCCTTCAAAAAGTGTACCAAAGGCTTAACAGGTTAACAAATTTAACAAATCCATTCACTAAACCGTTTCAAACCCAACTATAGCCTAAGGCTGGCATGCTTCCCATTTACATTGTGTCGTACTAAAtgcaaatgttcttttaaaacttttattgctATGCTCAGCTAGTCTTTAATGTGTAGGCTACGTAAAAGAAGAACATTAGCCTTTAGGCTACCAACTTAAAACCTCATTTAAATTCATGTATAAGCAAACTGCTTCCATACCTGTGTGGTGGCTGTGATGGAAAGCACGTATATGGGTACAGTGGAGGAGTTTAGATTAAGGACACGGCCCTGGAATGGTAATGGTAAAACCGTAACTATGCCATTAACATTAATGACCAATATGCCATGAGGTTTGTAATGAGGAAATGTAGATGATTTACACAAGTAGGACATGCTCTTGGATCCACTGCTTTGTAGCACAAATCGTTCCTAACATGCTAAAAATATAAGGTGTGTTTTATATTTGTAGTAGTATTCTGTATTCTCTCACCCTTGCAAGGAGGACTATTCTCCTGCCATCAGGCCAAATAATGTGATCCACTTGCGCTCTCACATGCTGCCATACTAACTCTGGGGTTCTTAGACTGCTCTGAGAACACAAAAGTTAACAGAAATTACAAGAAATCAATCGATTCCATTACAAGCAATCAATTGTCACCACTTACAACATCGATTTCTGTATTAGAGCGTCCCATGTTGCAGACAACGCAGCCATTCTTCATGAGGTCCATGTGTTCCCTCACAACAACGTTTTTGTTTCCTGTGTTGACAAAGGGTCAGCTGTCTAAGCAAACAGTGTAAGGTAATATCACGGCAAAGACTTGTGTTTTATTTCGGATGTTACGCAACTTGCCTGTGCAGGTGATGACCATGTCCACTTGTCTCACAACATCACCTAGTTTGGTCAATCGAAAGCCATCCATGCTAGGTGAAACACAGTTGGTTGTCAGGAGTGATACTGTGGAAAATATAACTCTCTGGatagtttatttcaaataactaaTCTTACCATGCTTGTAGAGCACAGATGGGGTCGATTTCGGTTACATACACCACAGATCCCATCGCTTTCAGAGCTGCAGAACAACCTTTTCCCACCTGAAGGCACcgatatttacacaaaacagaGGCCTTTACTAAACTATTGCAGGTATTGATGGATACTGCATTCAAGTGGCATATACACAATAGAAACCATCATTTAATGTTTCTCAGGAATCAGGAGACGTACCTCTCCATATCCACATACAGCCACCTGCTTTCCCCCAAACATGATATCAGCGGTCTTTTTCAGACTGAGAGAATTGAAACGAGACAGAAAGTCGGtttaatcatataaatactgTGAATTTAATGGAGAAACGCTTGTATTGTTATCTTACCTATCCAGAATGGACTCCCTGCAGCAGTAGAGATTGTCAAACTTTTGTTTAGTGACCGAGTCGTTCACATTTATGGCTGGCACACATAGTTTTCCAGCTTTAGAGAGGTGATGAAGTCTGAGAAATGTG is from Carassius auratus strain Wakin chromosome 25, ASM336829v1, whole genome shotgun sequence and encodes:
- the ahcyl2a gene encoding adenosylhomocysteinase like 2a isoform X5 → MRKVYSLQIQYPEQTREFDSRLTKTGRRSLSHSISHSSTDSNGSGGSDAENPEDEVSPRDVQQINSKGSRDFCIKNIKLADFGRREIELAEDEMTALMALRKAAQVEKPLAGAKIVGCTHVTAQTAVLFETLVVLGAQCRWAACNIYSTQDEVAAALAEQDLPVFAWKGESEDDFWWCIDRCVNVDGWEPNMILDDGGDMTHWIYKKYPHLFKKVKGIVEESITGIHRLHHLSKAGKLCVPAINVNDSVTKQKFDNLYCCRESILDSLKKTADIMFGGKQVAVCGYGEVGKGCSAALKAMGSVVYVTEIDPICALQACMDGFRLTKLGDVVRQVDMVITCTGNKNVVVREHMDLMKNGCVVCNMGRSNTEIDVSSLRTPELVWQHVRAQVDHIIWPDGRRIVLLARGRVLNLNSSTVPIYVLSITATTQALALIELFNAPEGRYKQDVYLLPKKLDEYVASLHLLTFDAHLTELTDEQAKYMGLNKYGPFKPTYYRY
- the ahcyl2a gene encoding adenosylhomocysteinase like 2a isoform X3, encoding MRKVYSLVSLSKNRESKDAVISLNIKQIQYPEQTREFDSRLTKTGRRSLSHSISHSSTDSNGSGGSDAENPEDEVSPRDVQQINSKGSRDFCIKNIKLADFGRREIELAEDEMTALMALRKAAQVEKPLAGAKIVGCTHVTAQTAVLFETLVVLGAQCRWAACNIYSTQDEVAAALAEQDLPVFAWKGESEDDFWWCIDRCVNVDGWEPNMILDDGGDMTHWIYKKYPHLFKKVKGIVEESITGIHRLHHLSKAGKLCVPAINVNDSVTKQKFDNLYCCRESILDSLKKTADIMFGGKQVAVCGYGEVGKGCSAALKAMGSVVYVTEIDPICALQACMDGFRLTKLGDVVRQVDMVITCTGNKNVVVREHMDLMKNGCVVCNMGRSNTEIDVSSLRTPELVWQHVRAQVDHIIWPDGRRIVLLARGRVLNLNSSTVPIYVLSITATTQALALIELFNAPEGRYKQDVYLLPKKLDEYVASLHLLTFDAHLTELTDEQAKYMGLNKYGPFKPTYYRY
- the ahcyl2a gene encoding adenosylhomocysteinase like 2a isoform X6, whose translation is MRKVYSLQIQYPEQTREFDSRLTKTGRRSLSHSISHSSTDSNGSGGSDAENPEDEVSPRDVQQINSKGSRDFCIKNIKLADFGRREIELAEDEMTALMALRKAAQVEKPLAGAKIVGCTHVTAQTAVLFETLVVLGAQCRWAACNIYSTQDEVAAALAEQDLPVFAWKGESEDDFWWCIDRCVNVDGWEPNMILDDGGDMTHWIYKKYPHLFKKVKGIVEESITGIHRLHHLSKAGKLCVPAINVNDSVTKQKFDNLYCCRESILDSLKKTADIMFGGKQVAVCGYGEVGKGCSAALKAMGSVVYVTEIDPICALQACMDGFRLTKLGDVVRQVDMVITCTGNKNVVVREHMDLMKNGCVVCNMGRSNTEIDVSSLRTPELVWQHVRAQVDHIIWPDGRRIVLLARGRVLNLNSSTVPIYVLSITATTQALALIELFNAPEGRYKQDVYLLPKKLDEYVASLHLLTFDAHLTELTDEQAKYMGLNKYGPFKPTYYR
- the ahcyl2a gene encoding adenosylhomocysteinase like 2a isoform X4 — its product is MRKVYSLVSLSKNRESKDAVISLNIKQIQYPEQTREFDSRLTKTGRRSLSHSISHSSTDSNGSGGSDAENPEDEVSPRDVQQINSKGSRDFCIKNIKLADFGRREIELAEDEMTALMALRKAAQVEKPLAGAKIVGCTHVTAQTAVLFETLVVLGAQCRWAACNIYSTQDEVAAALAEQDLPVFAWKGESEDDFWWCIDRCVNVDGWEPNMILDDGGDMTHWIYKKYPHLFKKVKGIVEESITGIHRLHHLSKAGKLCVPAINVNDSVTKQKFDNLYCCRESILDSLKKTADIMFGGKQVAVCGYGEVGKGCSAALKAMGSVVYVTEIDPICALQACMDGFRLTKLGDVVRQVDMVITCTGNKNVVVREHMDLMKNGCVVCNMGRSNTEIDVSSLRTPELVWQHVRAQVDHIIWPDGRRIVLLARGRVLNLNSSTVPIYVLSITATTQALALIELFNAPEGRYKQDVYLLPKKLDEYVASLHLLTFDAHLTELTDEQAKYMGLNKYGPFKPTYYR